From Thermogladius calderae 1633, a single genomic window includes:
- the mvk gene encoding mevalonate kinase — MVCSLAPGKVILLGEHFVVKGMPAIGAAVTLYARVCVSRGQGRVESRQLGLLLDLSSNTVNDKGLYRVVEELAGRFGLKRDFHATIDSEIPISSGMGSSAAVAVSTTHALLSFAGVEPDKKVVWEVSFEAEKVYHVRPSGVDNTLSTYGGVMVYERGVFNRVKTRWPDDVLIVIADSGVKRSTGSVVADVLNRYDKYSKVMSRIYDAASELVRDAIKSIETGDFARLGELMNINHGLLSSIGVSSRVLESIVWAMRDAGALGAKISGAGRGGIVIGLVETSKVPSVIEKIKSLGLAPLVVQIDDEGVRRAPDNRTSQG; from the coding sequence ATGGTTTGCTCTCTAGCCCCAGGCAAGGTGATTTTGCTCGGCGAGCACTTTGTCGTCAAGGGTATGCCGGCTATAGGCGCAGCAGTGACCTTATACGCGAGGGTATGCGTATCCAGGGGGCAGGGCAGGGTCGAGTCCAGGCAACTAGGGCTACTACTAGACTTGTCCTCGAACACTGTGAACGACAAGGGGCTCTACAGGGTAGTCGAGGAGCTAGCTGGGCGGTTTGGCTTAAAGAGAGACTTCCACGCAACTATAGACTCGGAAATACCGATCTCCTCTGGTATGGGCTCCTCGGCTGCCGTTGCCGTGTCTACAACACACGCTCTCCTGTCTTTTGCCGGTGTAGAGCCTGACAAAAAAGTCGTGTGGGAGGTCTCGTTCGAGGCGGAGAAGGTCTACCACGTCAGGCCGAGTGGAGTGGACAACACTTTGTCGACCTACGGGGGCGTAATGGTGTACGAGAGAGGAGTCTTCAACAGGGTTAAAACGAGGTGGCCAGACGACGTCTTGATCGTGATAGCGGACTCCGGTGTCAAGAGGTCGACTGGTAGCGTAGTAGCAGATGTGTTAAACAGGTACGATAAGTACTCCAAGGTGATGTCGAGGATATACGACGCGGCCTCGGAGCTCGTCCGCGACGCTATCAAATCCATCGAGACAGGGGACTTCGCGAGGTTGGGAGAGTTGATGAATATCAACCACGGGCTCCTATCCTCAATAGGCGTGTCCTCGCGAGTCCTGGAGAGCATAGTGTGGGCTATGCGCGACGCTGGTGCGCTTGGTGCTAAAATAAGTGGGGCCGGCCGGGGAGGTATCGTTATAGGACTAGTGGAAACCAGTAAGGTTCCAAGCGTAATTGAGAAAATCAAGTCCCTAGGCCTAGCACCGCTCGTGGTCCAAATCGACGACGAAGGGGTGAGAAGGGCACCGGATAACCGGACCAGTCAGGGCTAG
- a CDS encoding Mrp/NBP35 family ATP-binding protein, which yields MSGTRQIQPVFALLNKARDRVGKIKHKIMVLSGKGGVGKSFISSMLALALAEKGYKVSILDADIHGSSIPTILGLHGMRHFADEEGILPVEGPLGVQVVAINLMLDSPDAPVVWRGPLKSRAITELLAKVKWPEGDFLVIDLPPGTGDEAITVVQTIRDLSGAVIVTAPNMLSELIVSKAINFVVKNNVKLLGIVENMSYFKCPGSDVEYNLLGRSTGEELAKKYQTKLLARIPLDPLIGRALEEGVPYLLAYPEGEAAKAIRSLAEEILRIVQS from the coding sequence ATGAGCGGGACGAGGCAGATCCAGCCAGTATTCGCCCTCCTCAACAAAGCCAGGGACAGGGTCGGAAAAATAAAGCACAAGATAATGGTGTTGAGCGGGAAGGGAGGTGTGGGGAAGTCCTTCATCTCTTCAATGCTCGCATTAGCGCTAGCCGAAAAAGGTTACAAGGTTTCAATACTCGACGCAGATATACACGGCTCGAGTATCCCGACCATACTCGGACTCCACGGTATGCGGCACTTCGCCGACGAAGAAGGTATTCTCCCCGTCGAGGGCCCGCTCGGAGTCCAGGTTGTCGCGATCAACCTGATGCTGGACTCCCCAGACGCACCAGTCGTGTGGCGCGGCCCTCTGAAGTCGAGGGCGATAACAGAACTACTCGCCAAAGTCAAGTGGCCGGAAGGAGACTTCCTAGTCATAGACCTGCCGCCCGGGACCGGCGATGAGGCGATAACAGTCGTCCAGACGATAAGGGACTTAAGCGGGGCGGTGATCGTCACGGCACCAAACATGCTGTCCGAGCTCATAGTCTCGAAGGCCATAAACTTCGTGGTCAAGAACAACGTCAAGCTACTGGGGATCGTGGAGAACATGAGCTACTTCAAGTGCCCGGGAAGCGACGTAGAGTACAACCTTCTAGGGAGGAGCACTGGAGAAGAGCTAGCCAAGAAGTACCAGACTAAGCTGCTAGCTAGAATACCCTTGGATCCGCTTATAGGGAGAGCACTTGAGGAGGGCGTACCATACCTGCTAGCCTACCCGGAAGGGGAGGCGGCTAAGGCAATTAGATCCCTAGCTGAAGAGATATTAAGGATTGTTCAATCATAA
- a CDS encoding nitrilase-related carbon-nitrogen hydrolase translates to MGVVGLADSITVGIVQADLSATPLENAEKIDRLVRKGFKNADVVLTPEYSMANPLKVKDPNLFYDIAENVGESRFLDVIERVARETGSVVVTHFVEKTATRPRTLSSSIMVGPDGSRRRLYSKIHLFDAFGYRESDFFDEGEALSETVNLKNFKMRVAICYDLRFPELFRLYALEGADIVLVHAGWVKGFMKESQLDFLAKARAHENTFYLVLSNQVGELFTGGSGVYSPLGYKIRDLGFKEAYVEVTLDVEELKTARELVPVVNQAITKWRVEKVKKRK, encoded by the coding sequence GTGGGGGTAGTGGGGTTGGCAGACTCTATCACAGTGGGTATTGTCCAAGCAGACCTGAGCGCAACACCCCTCGAGAACGCGGAGAAGATCGACAGGTTGGTGAGAAAGGGGTTCAAAAACGCAGACGTGGTATTGACGCCTGAGTACAGTATGGCAAACCCGTTGAAGGTCAAGGACCCTAATCTATTCTACGACATAGCCGAGAATGTCGGGGAGAGCAGGTTCCTGGACGTTATCGAGAGGGTCGCTCGGGAGACGGGTTCCGTTGTCGTGACTCACTTCGTAGAGAAAACGGCGACCCGTCCGAGGACGCTTAGCTCGAGTATTATGGTCGGCCCAGACGGCTCACGTAGGAGGCTGTACAGCAAGATCCACTTGTTCGACGCGTTCGGGTACAGAGAGAGCGACTTCTTCGATGAAGGCGAGGCACTTAGCGAGACGGTCAACTTGAAGAACTTCAAAATGAGAGTAGCCATCTGCTATGACCTGAGGTTCCCCGAGTTGTTCAGGCTGTACGCACTAGAAGGGGCAGACATAGTCCTGGTACACGCGGGCTGGGTTAAGGGCTTCATGAAGGAATCTCAGTTAGATTTCCTCGCTAAAGCTAGGGCGCACGAGAACACCTTCTACCTCGTCTTGTCGAACCAGGTGGGCGAGCTATTCACGGGAGGTAGCGGTGTGTACAGTCCCTTAGGCTACAAAATCCGGGACCTAGGCTTCAAGGAGGCCTACGTCGAAGTAACCCTCGACGTAGAGGAGCTTAAGACAGCGAGAGAGCTCGTGCCAGTCGTAAACCAGGCTATAACGAAATGGAGAGTAGAAAAAGTAAAAAAGAGAAAATGA
- a CDS encoding ornithine carbamoyltransferase translates to MSESWFLGLLEGKHWLSNADYDIDTIFTVLKAAKELKEMFHKGVRKVNWLDGKTLYLIFYNKSLRTRNSFQTGMYQLGGQAIYISPDQVYTPTLPEDMVPYATEAISDVARVLSRYGSGIAIRIYGDAAKWIIGRGHRIIQEFAKWSKVPVLNMEDDIWHPFQSLADALAAFEALGFPKDLRGKKVVVSYAYSGGLKPLAVPQDVATTFAMLGADVYVAHPPGFELLDDVMNKAKKFAEHWGSEFKIVYNMDEAFEGATIVYPKAWSPKGFFPPFNSKVDKEGATAYQNKFKDWIVTTERLEKAGKPFYMHCGPADRGQEVTDEVLDSYPKSLYFEEAENRLHVQKAVMAMTMGSRKW, encoded by the coding sequence ATGAGCGAGTCGTGGTTCCTAGGTCTACTGGAAGGGAAACACTGGCTATCCAACGCGGACTACGACATAGACACCATCTTCACCGTCCTGAAGGCGGCTAAAGAGCTCAAAGAGATGTTCCACAAGGGCGTCAGGAAGGTCAACTGGCTGGACGGCAAGACGCTGTACCTGATATTCTACAACAAGAGCTTGAGAACTAGGAACAGCTTCCAGACAGGCATGTATCAGTTGGGCGGGCAGGCCATATACATCTCTCCAGACCAGGTGTACACGCCGACTCTACCAGAGGACATGGTGCCATACGCCACTGAGGCCATAAGCGACGTGGCCAGAGTCCTGAGCAGGTACGGTAGCGGTATTGCCATCAGGATCTACGGCGACGCCGCGAAGTGGATCATCGGGAGAGGTCATAGGATCATACAGGAGTTCGCGAAGTGGAGTAAGGTTCCCGTGCTCAACATGGAGGACGACATATGGCACCCGTTCCAGTCCCTGGCAGACGCCCTAGCAGCGTTCGAGGCGCTAGGATTCCCCAAGGACCTGAGAGGGAAGAAGGTAGTAGTGAGCTACGCCTACAGCGGCGGCTTGAAGCCTCTCGCAGTACCACAAGACGTGGCGACCACCTTCGCCATGCTCGGCGCCGACGTCTACGTGGCGCACCCACCAGGCTTCGAGCTGCTAGACGACGTCATGAACAAGGCCAAGAAGTTCGCCGAGCACTGGGGTAGCGAGTTCAAGATAGTCTACAACATGGACGAGGCCTTCGAGGGTGCGACAATAGTCTACCCGAAGGCCTGGAGCCCCAAGGGCTTCTTCCCACCCTTCAACAGCAAGGTCGACAAGGAGGGCGCCACGGCATACCAGAACAAGTTCAAGGACTGGATCGTTACGACCGAGAGGCTGGAGAAGGCCGGTAAACCGTTTTACATGCACTGCGGGCCGGCTGACAGAGGGCAGGAGGTTACAGACGAGGTTCTCGACAGCTACCCGAAGAGCCTCTACTTCGAGGAAGCCGAGAACAGGCTCCACGTACAGAAGGCTGTAATGGCCATGACCATGGGTAGCAGGAAGTGGTAA
- a CDS encoding base excision DNA repair protein, whose product MYVKGINYGLTLYYSYLLPLFEVEEVSGGFVFVKRRGTCSGLTCRFGKQSLETACRVPRACRLDEVEMLLGLRKRPLFHELGVATNSVGVVDQVTLMYTPGDRTAVAYSIYLSQNTDYHVNTVKWVRDLLERGSIESSSYQVSAFRLIKAGVDRSTSIGDPYAEAVSLLNVKGLGVKSAKAYLLHAYGLTEHAPVDRHYKRLLALSRDLRVPDKAWCAKVGLKCSTCPFSSRCLYGVLFNRLGAFNGVVQSLAFIAGSLERVGKDYFSRTLVGGFEYLSDLLRTVISSYLLGRFEDTTGSQCRG is encoded by the coding sequence ATGTACGTCAAAGGTATAAATTATGGCCTAACCCTCTACTACTCGTACCTCCTACCCTTGTTCGAAGTAGAGGAGGTTTCCGGGGGCTTCGTCTTCGTTAAGAGGCGTGGGACGTGCTCTGGGCTGACATGCAGGTTTGGAAAACAAAGCCTCGAGACGGCCTGTCGTGTACCTCGGGCGTGCCGGCTAGACGAGGTTGAGATGCTACTGGGCCTTCGGAAACGCCCTCTATTCCACGAGTTGGGTGTAGCAACTAACAGCGTGGGGGTGGTCGACCAGGTTACTCTAATGTACACTCCAGGGGACAGGACAGCTGTTGCTTACTCAATTTACCTGTCGCAGAACACGGACTACCACGTAAACACCGTTAAGTGGGTGAGAGACCTGTTAGAGAGGGGGTCAATTGAATCGAGCTCCTACCAGGTATCGGCCTTCCGGCTCATTAAAGCTGGTGTGGACCGCTCAACGTCGATCGGCGACCCGTACGCAGAGGCTGTCAGCCTGTTGAACGTTAAGGGACTTGGTGTCAAGTCCGCTAAGGCCTACCTACTACACGCATACGGCCTAACAGAGCACGCGCCGGTCGATAGACACTACAAGAGGTTACTAGCTCTCAGCCGAGACTTGAGAGTCCCCGACAAGGCTTGGTGTGCTAAGGTCGGGCTCAAGTGCTCGACTTGCCCGTTCTCCTCGCGGTGCTTGTACGGGGTGTTGTTCAATAGACTCGGTGCGTTTAACGGGGTAGTCCAATCCCTTGCTTTCATAGCTGGTAGCTTAGAGAGGGTCGGCAAGGACTACTTTTCAAGAACCCTTGTGGGGGGTTTCGAGTATCTCAGCGATTTATTAAGGACTGTTATAAGCTCTTACTTACTCGGGAGATTCGAGGATACAACGGGCTCTCAATGCCGGGGCTAG
- a CDS encoding Snf7 family protein translates to MVLRRKKVDPLKSALTALYNVRASIQRLDSLIDRISSRRSKLMDMAVDLQARGETFLAKRYAEEIAKLDKMRSRLEVLKLVLEKVSLSIDLAITMRDFKLIADEVSSIVSEIKKIPESRMPDLAVYFAELDSSIRELASADIDVGPPLSYDTTETPDVRRVLEEARSLLKTKLESENIQPPGLNK, encoded by the coding sequence TTGGTTCTCAGGAGGAAGAAAGTTGACCCTTTAAAGTCGGCTTTGACAGCGCTTTATAATGTAAGGGCTAGTATCCAGCGTCTCGACTCCTTAATCGACAGGATAAGTAGCAGGAGAAGCAAGCTCATGGATATGGCTGTAGACCTTCAGGCGAGAGGCGAGACTTTCCTCGCTAAGAGGTACGCTGAGGAGATCGCTAAGCTCGATAAGATGAGGAGTAGGCTCGAAGTGTTGAAGTTGGTTCTTGAGAAGGTCTCTCTGAGTATCGACCTCGCAATCACGATGAGGGACTTCAAGCTAATAGCAGACGAAGTCTCGAGTATTGTCAGCGAAATAAAGAAGATACCGGAGTCGAGAATGCCAGACCTAGCCGTTTACTTCGCGGAGTTGGACTCGTCTATACGGGAGTTGGCGAGCGCTGACATCGACGTGGGGCCGCCCTTATCTTACGACACTACAGAGACCCCCGACGTTAGAAGGGTTCTCGAGGAGGCTAGGAGTCTCCTGAAAACGAAACTGGAGAGCGAGAATATTCAGCCCCCAGGTCTAAATAAGTAG
- a CDS encoding DUF7669 domain-containing protein, protein MEDAQEVGQKKPNWMLIKEASLELVKSGKNFFTRRDIIGIAKQKDPSRSDMSLDFEIDLVTVNSNSKDKYKDPEKLFLFRVDRGTYTLYDPEIHGPIEKYIELAKFSPARKQVIAQVIKDLEERGFEVSENKTSKPLLPDLTAWKDEKKIGVWVIDPSADRATQLKNLYLAIGSSMVDQSYDGYFIVMPQDLADKLSDRVKGVLESFNTKIIILREEKKYTLLI, encoded by the coding sequence TTGGAAGACGCGCAAGAGGTAGGCCAGAAAAAGCCCAATTGGATGTTGATCAAGGAGGCATCTCTAGAACTCGTCAAGTCCGGTAAAAACTTTTTCACGAGGAGGGATATCATAGGCATCGCTAAGCAAAAAGACCCCTCGAGATCGGATATGAGCCTGGACTTCGAGATAGACCTCGTCACAGTAAATAGCAATAGCAAGGACAAGTACAAGGACCCGGAGAAGCTCTTCCTCTTCAGGGTAGACAGGGGCACGTACACCCTTTACGACCCGGAGATCCACGGCCCTATTGAGAAGTACATTGAGCTCGCCAAGTTCAGCCCCGCGAGAAAGCAGGTGATTGCGCAGGTGATCAAAGACCTGGAGGAGAGAGGGTTCGAGGTCTCGGAGAACAAGACGTCTAAACCACTACTCCCCGACCTAACCGCGTGGAAAGACGAGAAGAAGATCGGTGTGTGGGTTATAGACCCTAGCGCTGATAGGGCTACACAGCTCAAGAACCTGTACTTAGCTATCGGCTCCTCCATGGTAGACCAGAGCTACGACGGCTACTTCATCGTAATGCCACAGGACTTAGCCGACAAGCTCAGTGACAGGGTAAAGGGGGTTCTGGAGTCCTTCAACACGAAGATTATAATCCTGAGAGAGGAGAAGAAGTACACTCTACTTATTTAG
- a CDS encoding DUF711 family protein, whose product MRPVVRSVTYFAPLVKELSELEMVLDRAATLLEEAGKALESRGYSVFSKRVSLPQNELGLPKVLELVDKTGAISRGVLVSVGSQPIRKADLEDVAHVLVNGMYASLLFDYERPIDASKTASTVIHRVSEVDPVAGTRLAIGFHERPLETPYFPDSTSSGVEGIGLSFLYPEYLRRLAESGASVSRAFDKLGEEVDSVVHLVKGVTGLRVVVDYSLSPWKDNSVVRLMEAIGYYARKPGFHFGVMTLNAEIRRIATSSGLASGFNEVMLPYAEDDSLVRLGSRGALTAYDLLSYTSVCVAGPDMIVVPWSVDDLEMFILDTYSVSLVKARPAALRVIPVTREPTETVDLGKFGRIPVIPYYPRR is encoded by the coding sequence ATGAGGCCTGTTGTCAGGTCTGTAACCTACTTTGCTCCGCTGGTAAAGGAACTAAGCGAGTTAGAAATGGTACTTGACAGAGCAGCGACCCTGTTAGAAGAGGCCGGGAAAGCGCTTGAAAGTAGAGGCTACAGCGTCTTCTCTAAACGGGTGTCGCTCCCGCAGAACGAGCTCGGTCTGCCAAAGGTCCTCGAGCTTGTAGACAAAACAGGTGCCATCAGCAGGGGGGTTCTAGTCAGCGTGGGGTCGCAACCCATTAGGAAGGCCGACTTAGAGGACGTGGCACATGTCTTGGTAAACGGTATGTACGCTAGCCTCCTCTTCGACTATGAGAGGCCCATAGACGCGTCTAAGACGGCCTCCACGGTTATTCACAGGGTCAGCGAAGTAGACCCTGTGGCAGGTACGAGACTAGCCATAGGCTTCCACGAGAGGCCTCTCGAGACCCCCTACTTCCCCGACTCTACGAGCAGTGGAGTAGAGGGGATCGGCCTATCGTTCCTCTACCCCGAGTACCTTAGGAGGCTCGCGGAGTCAGGAGCTTCCGTCAGCCGGGCTTTCGACAAGCTGGGCGAGGAGGTCGACAGCGTAGTACACCTAGTTAAGGGTGTAACAGGGCTAAGGGTCGTAGTGGACTACAGCCTATCACCGTGGAAGGATAACAGTGTTGTCAGGCTGATGGAGGCGATCGGCTACTACGCGAGAAAGCCGGGCTTCCACTTCGGCGTCATGACGCTGAACGCGGAAATAAGGAGAATAGCAACCTCTAGTGGACTGGCTTCAGGGTTCAACGAAGTCATGCTACCCTACGCCGAGGACGACTCTCTTGTACGGCTCGGCTCTAGAGGTGCCCTCACAGCTTACGACCTCCTCTCGTACACGTCTGTCTGTGTTGCAGGGCCCGACATGATCGTTGTCCCCTGGTCGGTCGACGACCTCGAGATGTTCATCCTAGACACATACAGTGTGTCCCTCGTGAAAGCCAGGCCAGCCGCTTTAAGGGTCATCCCCGTCACCAGAGAACCCACGGAAACCGTAGACCTAGGGAAGTTCGGTAGAATCCCCGTTATCCCGTACTATCCGCGGAGGTAA
- the argF gene encoding ornithine carbamoyltransferase: protein MYSGLKNRDFLTLAEFTKEELTVMLETAAHLKLRYKMGERAIPLLPGRHLAMIFEKPSTRTRVSFEAAIKELGGDAIVLHYGEMQLARGETIEDTARTLSRYVDGIMARVYEHYKLEKLAEYSTVPVINGLSDLHHPAQGLADVFTIVEKKGRDITRLKIVFVGDGGDNVAHSLMLAVGILGGKVTISAPKGYDPHPSVVKLFNETAARYGGSFEIERDPWKAVKDADVVYTDVWVSMGQEKEREKRVKDLEPYKVTSLLMKQAKQDAIFMHCLPAHRGEEVTDEVIDGKWSVVWDQAENRKHVQKAILALLIP, encoded by the coding sequence TTGTATAGCGGCCTGAAAAACAGGGACTTCCTGACTCTCGCCGAGTTCACGAAGGAAGAGCTAACCGTAATGCTGGAGACGGCCGCCCACCTCAAGCTACGTTATAAGATGGGCGAGAGGGCAATCCCCCTTCTCCCGGGCAGGCACTTGGCCATGATATTCGAGAAGCCTAGTACTAGAACTAGGGTGAGCTTCGAGGCCGCTATTAAAGAGCTGGGAGGTGACGCGATAGTCTTACACTACGGCGAGATGCAATTGGCCAGGGGCGAGACAATAGAGGACACGGCTAGAACACTGTCCAGGTACGTTGACGGGATAATGGCGAGGGTGTACGAGCACTACAAACTGGAAAAACTGGCAGAGTACAGTACTGTGCCTGTGATCAACGGGTTGAGCGACCTCCACCACCCCGCGCAGGGGCTGGCAGACGTCTTCACAATTGTGGAGAAGAAGGGAAGGGACATTACGAGGCTCAAGATAGTATTCGTGGGCGACGGGGGAGACAACGTAGCTCACAGCCTGATGCTGGCTGTCGGTATACTAGGCGGGAAGGTCACTATATCCGCGCCTAAAGGCTACGACCCGCACCCCTCTGTAGTGAAGTTGTTTAACGAGACAGCAGCCAGATACGGCGGTAGCTTCGAGATAGAGAGAGACCCGTGGAAGGCGGTTAAGGACGCGGACGTGGTCTACACCGACGTGTGGGTGAGCATGGGGCAGGAGAAAGAGAGGGAGAAGAGGGTTAAGGACCTCGAGCCGTACAAGGTCACGAGCCTCCTAATGAAGCAGGCAAAGCAGGACGCCATCTTCATGCACTGCTTACCCGCCCACAGGGGGGAGGAGGTCACCGACGAAGTCATCGACGGGAAGTGGAGCGTGGTCTGGGACCAAGCGGAGAACAGGAAGCACGTCCAAAAAGCCATTCTAGCACTCCTCATACCGTAA
- a CDS encoding STT3 domain-containing protein, whose product MSELSYRLGKTVYRFKAEHEKEFKLLVYGLLALVIVLGVYIRALPGINFGLELYEADPFVVYWQAKYIYEHGLLSWYTLTPENPATHIFWYPWGRDFAHSEYPALPMWEALSYNLVKFTGVSFKDWCVVQPLIFTVFTILFVYLTAYELTRGSHLAGLLAAAFYAFVPAATGRSIIGFSTKYGIGIMFATLFFYLYVLFYKSYSARGLSTKTLVLLVLTSLALGLLGWSWGGFIYVLGGFVAYLLLLPLLSVKDATPRFVLLNIAILALTMVVVLGSPAITAMLQIIPFKLTGLGSLLLASTLIPLLFSLQFYEYKLLGLKRPLLKRAGYFLVLLLIVALGAALMYIGKLDIPGRFAWILGLRTIASNPIFESVEEHQPALAVMGISAILRSWGTYSDWLFFVSPFILAVMGALYLLYKGTADRVLVSVAFLLAVYAYMNAAYMEVTAATTGLTIAGVFAGVIASRLIPSEAVYARDKKRMYVKKTSPEVFYASLFLTLFMTANIALAGYNTYSQMNNVVPSIKAGYTSLPYWTDAWYKAIEVIRNTTPDSVIVAWWDYGYPISVLGQRPTVADGSTLNTTQIGILGLTLTAQNDSEVLRLLDLLQTPVNNTYILVFDVFNFRPSGNDSYVVTPVIPGLMVGLDDIPKSIWMIRIGDSIVGQLQSMGVNVSYRNLGDAFYLYLFQNNIVISPRFDDLSNAPLLYRLLVDGILYLNKQWNANVTFMWYTGIADSVSTLTAQYPQLSGVVEQLNLTTYIRVLSVKTLTYEQRPLANSPYFKPYAIIAEPFYDKNGNKVIINGAYLYEVITIYQVVYPSQA is encoded by the coding sequence TTGTCGGAGCTCAGCTACAGGCTCGGCAAGACTGTTTACAGGTTTAAGGCTGAACACGAGAAGGAGTTCAAGCTACTAGTCTATGGTCTCCTCGCACTAGTGATAGTCCTAGGCGTCTACATCAGGGCCCTTCCAGGAATCAACTTCGGGCTAGAGCTCTACGAGGCCGACCCGTTTGTAGTGTACTGGCAAGCCAAGTACATCTACGAGCATGGGCTACTCTCGTGGTATACGCTGACACCCGAAAACCCTGCTACCCACATATTCTGGTACCCCTGGGGCAGAGACTTCGCACACTCGGAGTACCCGGCTTTACCGATGTGGGAGGCGCTGTCCTACAACTTAGTCAAGTTCACGGGCGTCTCGTTCAAGGACTGGTGTGTTGTCCAGCCACTGATATTCACTGTGTTCACAATCTTGTTCGTCTACTTAACAGCTTACGAACTCACGAGAGGCAGTCACTTGGCCGGGCTACTTGCAGCAGCGTTCTACGCGTTCGTCCCCGCCGCGACAGGTAGGAGCATAATAGGGTTCTCGACAAAGTACGGTATAGGTATAATGTTCGCCACCCTGTTCTTCTACTTGTACGTCCTGTTTTACAAGAGCTACTCCGCAAGAGGCCTGTCAACCAAGACGCTGGTGTTGTTAGTACTTACATCGCTAGCACTAGGGCTACTAGGCTGGTCGTGGGGTGGGTTCATTTACGTCCTAGGGGGCTTTGTAGCCTACCTCCTGCTACTCCCTCTTCTCTCAGTTAAAGACGCGACCCCTAGGTTCGTCCTACTGAACATCGCCATACTAGCACTGACCATGGTCGTAGTACTCGGCTCGCCAGCAATAACGGCGATGCTACAGATAATACCCTTTAAACTGACCGGCCTAGGGAGCCTCCTGTTGGCTTCCACCCTTATACCGTTGCTCTTCTCCCTCCAATTCTATGAGTACAAGCTACTAGGACTAAAGAGACCGCTTCTTAAGCGGGCCGGCTATTTCTTAGTCCTCCTGCTGATCGTCGCACTCGGCGCCGCCTTGATGTACATTGGTAAGCTCGACATCCCAGGACGTTTCGCGTGGATACTGGGTCTAAGGACGATAGCTTCAAACCCCATCTTCGAGAGCGTCGAGGAGCACCAGCCAGCTCTCGCTGTAATGGGGATCTCGGCTATACTTAGGAGCTGGGGCACGTACTCGGACTGGCTCTTCTTCGTCTCCCCCTTCATACTGGCTGTCATGGGAGCCCTGTATCTGCTGTACAAGGGTACGGCAGACAGAGTACTAGTCTCTGTGGCCTTCCTGCTAGCAGTCTACGCCTACATGAACGCCGCTTACATGGAGGTGACAGCGGCTACGACCGGCTTGACAATTGCGGGGGTCTTCGCCGGGGTCATAGCATCTAGACTGATCCCCAGCGAGGCTGTTTACGCGAGGGACAAGAAGAGGATGTACGTTAAGAAGACGAGCCCCGAGGTTTTCTATGCGTCGTTGTTCTTGACGCTCTTCATGACCGCGAACATAGCCTTGGCGGGGTACAACACGTACAGCCAAATGAACAACGTGGTGCCTAGTATCAAAGCGGGCTACACGTCCCTACCCTACTGGACGGACGCGTGGTATAAGGCGATAGAGGTGATCAGGAACACTACACCAGACTCGGTTATCGTGGCCTGGTGGGACTACGGTTACCCAATAAGCGTCCTGGGGCAAAGACCTACAGTGGCCGACGGTTCAACACTGAACACTACACAGATAGGCATACTGGGTCTCACGTTGACTGCCCAGAACGACTCCGAGGTGTTGAGGTTGCTCGACCTCCTACAAACCCCGGTAAACAACACTTACATCCTGGTCTTCGACGTGTTCAACTTCAGGCCCTCCGGCAACGATTCCTACGTGGTGACACCCGTGATACCAGGCCTCATGGTGGGCCTTGACGACATACCAAAGAGCATCTGGATGATCAGGATTGGGGATTCTATAGTTGGCCAGCTACAGTCCATGGGTGTGAACGTCTCCTACAGGAACCTGGGCGACGCTTTCTACCTTTATCTCTTCCAGAACAACATTGTCATCTCTCCGAGGTTTGACGACTTGTCTAACGCACCGCTACTCTACAGGTTGCTCGTAGACGGGATCTTGTACCTGAACAAACAGTGGAACGCGAACGTCACTTTCATGTGGTATACCGGTATAGCCGACTCGGTGTCAACCCTGACCGCGCAGTACCCTCAGTTAAGTGGGGTAGTCGAACAGCTGAACTTGACAACTTACATACGTGTGCTGTCTGTTAAGACCCTCACCTACGAACAGAGGCCGCTGGCCAACAGCCCCTACTTCAAGCCGTACGCTATCATAGCTGAGCCCTTCTACGACAAGAACGGGAACAAGGTGATTATCAACGGAGCCTACTTGTACGAGGTAATAACGATATACCAAGTAGTCTACCCATCACAAGCTTAA